The Garra rufa chromosome 8, GarRuf1.0, whole genome shotgun sequence genome has a segment encoding these proteins:
- the kif5c gene encoding kinesin heavy chain produces the protein MVDAAECCVKVMCRFRPLNESEINRGDKYIPKFKGEDTVVISGKPYIFDRVFPPNTTQEQVYETCAKQIVKDVLDGYNGTIFAYGQTSSGKTHTMEGQLHNSQQKGIIPRIAQDIFDHIYSMDENLEFHIKVSYFEIYMDKIRDLLDVSKTNLAVHEDKNRVPFVKGCTERFVSSPEDVMDVIDEGKSNRHVAVTNMNEHSSRSHSIFLINIKQENVETEKKLSGKLYLVDLAGSEKVSKTGAEGSVLDEAKNINKSLSALGNVISALAEGTKTHVPYRDSKMTRILQDSLGGNCRTTIVICCSPSVYNEAESKSTLMFGQRAKTIKNTVSVNMELTAEEWKKKYEKEKEKTRNLKIIIQRLENELKRWRKGETVPVDQQHSNKESKNSEAAPVIDTSAPPPEPLSDSEKTQYEELINDLYLQLDDKDDEINQHSQLAENLKQQMVDQDELLASTRRDYEKIQEDLSRLQHENEAAKEEVKEVLQALEELAVNYDQKSHEVEEKSKTNQQLTEELMQKSASLAGVERDLSALQEVSGHHKKRSAEILSLLLRDLNEIGSVIALNDHKMAEMNGGMEEEFTMARLFISKMKSEVKSLVNRSKQLESTQADTMSKMQINEKELASCQLLISQYQAKIKSLTDYMQNMEQKKRQLEESHDSLMEELAKLHAQEKMHEVSVLDKEKEHMSRMQDAEEMKSTLEQQMESHRESHQKQLSRLRDEIEEKQRILDELKDVNQALQLEHKQLMSDYEKLKQEEQKKDERLQKFVLLNEKREQAKEDLKGLEETVAKELQTLHSLRMLFIQDINSRIGRSVELDIDESGGSLAQKQKIIFLENNLEQLTKVHKQLVRDNADLRCELPKLEKRLRATAERVKILESALREAKESAMRDRKKYQQEVDRIKEVIRTKNQARMKQTAQIAKPIRAGHHHSVASASPGHGVRGGGPSPRRHHQHQPQHQQHHHQQQQQQYRHRSK, from the exons GGACAGCTCCATAACTCACAGCAGAAGGGCATCATCCCTCGCATCGCCCAGGACATCTTTGACCACATTTACTCTATGGATGAGAACCTGGAGTTCCATATCAAG GTCTCTTATTTTGAAATCTACATGGACAAAATTCGAGATTTGCTTGATG TCTCCAAAACCAACCTGGCTGTGCATGAGGATAAGAACAGGGTACCATTTGTCAAG GGTTGCACTGAGCGGTTTGTGTCCAGTCCAGAGGATGTCATGGATGTGATCGACGAGGGGAAATCCAATCGTCATGTGGCTGTTACAA ACATGAATGAGCACAGCTCCCGCAGTCACAGCATTTTCCTCATTAATATTAAACAGGAGAATGTAGAGACAGAGAAGAAATTGAGTGGAAAACTCTACCTGGTGGATCTGGCAGGAAGTGAAAAG GTCAGTAAAACTGGAGCAGAAGGATCTGTGCTGGACGAGGCTAAAAATATCAATAAGTCTCTCTCTGCTCTGGGGAACGTCATCTCAGCACTTGCTGAAGGAACC AAAACCCATGTGCCATACAGAGACAGTAAAATGACCAGGATCCTACAGGACTCTCTGGGTGGAAACTGCAGAACAACCATCGTCATCTGCTGCTCTCCATCTGTATATAATGAGGCTGAGTCCAAATCCACGCTCATGTTCGGCCAGAG GGCCAAAACCATCAAAAACACAGTTTCTGTGAACATGGAGCTTACAGCTGAGGAATGGAAGAAGAAAtatgagaaagagaaagaaaagaccAGAAATCTGAAAATCATCATCCAGCGGCTAGAAAATGAGCTCAAACGATGGCGGAAAG GTGAGACAGTACCTGTTGATCAGCAGCACAGCAATAAAgaatcaaagaattctgaagcCGCTCCTGTAATTGACACTTCGGCTCCGCCCCCTGAGCCTCTTTCTGATTCAGAGAAaacccagtatgaggagctgatCAATGACCTGTATCTGCAACTAGACGACAAG GATGATGAGATCAACCAGCACAGTCAGCTGGCAGAAAACCTGAAgcagcagatggtggatcaggaTGAG TTACTGGCATCCACACGGCGTGACTATGAGAAGATCCAGGAAGATCTGAGTCGTTTGCAACACGAAAATGAGGCAGCTAAAGAAGAAGTAAAGGAAGTGCTCCAGGCTTTAGAGGAGCTGGCAGTGAACTATGACCAGAAAAGCCATGAGGTGGAGGAGAAAAGCAAGACAAACCAACAGCTCACAGAGGAGCTTATGCAGAAGAGT GCATCTCTGGCTGGTGTGGAGAGGGATCTGTCTGCCCTGCAGGAAGTCAGTGGACATCACAAGAAGAGATCAGCAGAGATCCTCAGTCTATTGCTCCGGGACCTCAATGAGATTGGCAGCGTTATAGCCTTGAATGACCACAAG ATGGCTGAGATGAACGGAGGAATGGAGGAGGAATTCACCATGGCACGACTCTTCATCAGTAAAATGAAATCAGAAGTGAAGTCTCTGGTCAACCGCAGTAAACAGCTTGAGAGCACCCAGGCCGACACAATGAGTAAAATGCAGATCAACGAGAAAGAACTTGCTTCCTGCCAGCTCCTGATTTCTCAG TATCAAGCAAAGATCAAATCACTCACCGACTACATGCAGAACATGGAACAGAAGAAGAGACAGCTGGAGGAAAGCCACGACTCTCTGATGGAGGAGCTCGCTAAACTCCATGCACAAG AAAAGATGCATGAGGTGTCAGTCCTGGATAAGGAAAAGGAACATATGAGCAGGATGCAGGACGCTGAGGAGATGAAG AGCACTCTGGAACAGCAGATGGAAAGCCACAGAGAGTCTCATCAGAAGCAGCTCTCACGTCTGCGAGATGAGATCGAAGAGAAACAGAGGATCTTGGATGAGCTAAAGGA TGTGAACCAGGCTCTTCAGCTTGAACATAAGCAGCTCATGTCTGACTATGAGAAGCTGAAACAGGAGGAACAGAAGAAGGACGAGAGGCTGCAGAAGTTTGT CTTGTTGAATGAGAAGAGGGAGCAAGCTAAAGAAGACCTCAAGGGTCTGGAAGAGACTGTG GCTAAAGAGCTCCAGACTCTTCACAGCCTGCGTATGCTGTTCATCCAGGACATCAATTCTCGCATTGGACGA AGTGTAGAGTTGGACATTGATGAATCAGGGGGAAGTCTGgcacaaaaacagaaaataattttCCTTGAGAACAACCTGGAGCAACTCACTAAAGTCCACAAGCAG CTGGTACGTGATAATGCAGACTTGAGATGTGAGCTCCCCAAACTGGAGAAGCGCCTGCGTGCAACTGCTGAGCGTGTGAAGATCCTGGAGTCTGCTTTGAGAGAGGCCAAAGAAAGCGCCATGAGAGATCGTAAGAAGTACCAGCAGGAGGTGGACCGCATCAAAGAGGTCATCCGAACCAAGAACCAGGCCAGGATGAAACAAACCGCACAGATCG CTAAACCTATTCGTGCTGGACATCATCACTCTGTGGCGTCTGCCTCACCGGGCCACGGTGTCAGAGGGGGCGGCCCAAGCCCACGACGACACCACCAACACCAACCACAACACCAACAGCATCAccatcagcagcagcagcagcagtaccGTCACAGGAGCAAGTGA